A genomic window from Brachyspira sp. SAP_772 includes:
- a CDS encoding DeoR/GlpR family DNA-binding transcription regulator — protein MKNRLDKIKSKIEIDKKVTVSELSKTFNVTEETIRRDLEKLELEGFVTRTFGGAIFNNQSQKENMSFYTRASINIEEKRKIASLFYNMIGNKKTIAADSSTTVMEAIKAIKNINGLTILSSSTEIFRELLGSKINIISIGGTFNEKTLSLQGNLAKENIKRYYMDIALISCKGLDINKGVMDSNEGDAEIKMEMIKQASEVILLADNTKFNKKALVQFLDLNKVDYIITDKKPDDEWIHFSREANINLIY, from the coding sequence ATGAAAAACAGATTAGATAAAATTAAAAGTAAAATAGAAATTGATAAAAAAGTTACTGTTTCTGAATTGAGCAAAACTTTTAATGTTACAGAAGAAACAATTAGAAGGGACTTAGAAAAGTTAGAACTAGAAGGTTTTGTAACTCGTACTTTTGGAGGAGCGATATTTAATAATCAATCTCAAAAGGAGAATATGAGTTTTTATACTAGAGCTTCTATTAACATAGAAGAAAAAAGAAAAATAGCTAGTTTATTTTATAACATGATTGGAAATAAAAAAACTATAGCTGCTGATTCTAGTACTACTGTTATGGAAGCTATAAAAGCTATAAAAAACATAAATGGTTTAACTATTCTAAGTTCTTCTACTGAAATTTTTAGAGAATTATTAGGCTCTAAAATAAATATTATTTCAATAGGAGGGACATTTAACGAAAAAACTCTTTCATTACAGGGGAATTTAGCAAAAGAAAATATAAAAAGATATTATATGGATATTGCATTAATAAGCTGTAAAGGATTGGATATCAATAAAGGTGTTATGGATTCTAATGAAGGAGATGCTGAAATAAAAATGGAAATGATCAAACAGGCATCAGAAGTAATACTTCTCGCTGATAACACTAAATTTAATAAAAAAGCACTGGTACAGTTTTTAGATTTAAATAAGGTTGATTATATAATAACAGATAAAAAACCTGATGATGAATGGATACACTTTTCTAGAGAGGCAAATATAAATTTGATTTATTGA
- a CDS encoding dicarboxylate/amino acid:cation symporter, with translation MKTKKHQISIVKKMLIAVVLGIICGILFLYLREYLLSVNKEKIWIIISRIFFNDISEEKGFYSIGLFYIIGQLFMRSIQLMIVPLVLSSLAIALCSMTDTNRFGKIVGKTIIIFIIFYIIGALLASCFAYFLKNLGVFSVQLPEIYEKSIVTMEAYNPLVTIINIIPYNIVDSISSNNSILSVVLIAIIIGICLNKIGKESNYIKELLTAISNIVNLYMNFIINKISPIAIFCMITRSFAIYGIEYLTPTIAWMISTIIISIVLVFTIYPIGIFISTGLNPFIFIKKITKVGLFAAATNSSAATLPLNTKTCIEELGCSEEISSFILPTGMTINMNGTTVMHMMSITFIATAAGINLRPEHLVIAAFLSICTAMGTPAIPVAGTTMIFVILSGLGFTSDFCMIGYALVLAMNYPPGMAAITLNVVGDAATNVIINEKENKLDKEKYYS, from the coding sequence ATGAAAACAAAAAAACATCAAATCTCTATTGTAAAAAAAATGTTAATAGCTGTAGTACTAGGAATAATATGCGGTATATTGTTTCTATACTTACGAGAATATTTATTATCAGTAAATAAAGAAAAAATTTGGATAATTATAAGCAGAATATTTTTTAATGATATTTCTGAAGAGAAAGGATTTTATTCCATAGGCCTCTTTTATATTATTGGTCAATTATTCATGAGATCAATACAGTTAATGATTGTTCCATTAGTTTTATCGTCTTTAGCCATTGCATTATGCAGTATGACAGATACAAATAGGTTTGGTAAAATAGTAGGAAAAACAATTATAATATTCATCATTTTTTATATTATTGGAGCTTTATTGGCTAGTTGTTTTGCATATTTCCTTAAAAATTTAGGTGTTTTTTCAGTACAATTGCCTGAAATATATGAAAAGTCTATAGTAACAATGGAGGCATATAATCCGCTTGTAACAATTATAAATATAATACCGTATAATATAGTAGATTCTATATCTTCAAACAATAGTATACTTTCTGTTGTATTAATTGCTATAATAATCGGAATTTGTCTTAATAAAATTGGAAAAGAATCTAACTATATTAAAGAATTATTGACTGCCATAAGTAATATAGTAAACTTATATATGAATTTTATTATTAATAAAATAAGCCCTATAGCGATTTTCTGCATGATTACAAGAAGTTTTGCTATATACGGCATAGAATATTTAACTCCTACAATTGCTTGGATGATATCAACTATAATTATTAGTATAGTATTGGTATTCACAATTTACCCTATTGGTATTTTTATATCTACAGGTTTAAATCCATTTATTTTTATTAAAAAGATTACAAAAGTAGGATTATTTGCAGCAGCAACGAATTCATCAGCTGCCACACTTCCATTAAACACAAAGACATGCATAGAAGAATTAGGATGTAGTGAGGAAATTAGCAGTTTTATTTTGCCAACTGGTATGACTATAAATATGAACGGTACTACAGTAATGCATATGATGTCAATAACTTTTATTGCTACAGCAGCTGGAATTAATTTAAGACCTGAACATCTTGTTATAGCTGCTTTTCTATCAATATGTACAGCTATGGGAACACCTGCTATACCTGTAGCAGGAACAACTATGATATTTGTAATATTATCTGGACTTGGATTTACTTCTGATTTTTGTATGATTGGATATGCATTAGTGCTTGCAATGAATTATCCGCCAGGTATGGCAGCAATTACTTTAAATGTTGTTGGAGATGCAGCAACAAATGTAATTATAAATGAAAAAGAAAATAAATTAGATAAAGAAAAATACTATAGTTAA
- a CDS encoding Ig-like domain-containing alpha-2-macroglobulin family protein, whose product MGKSILRLKIFYIIISFIFMSSLSLFGAVSIDRTTPIGENTSRANYEAITVTFNQQMVALQAIKEVTNQYFNFNIDVKGTYKWLSVNTLAFYPSESLPDNTKIEVTLKKGIKSELTGETLENDYTWTFNTLRPIMQKTSPYDRQSDLPTDVNIVVYYNMPIYLQSAKEKIELIASNNYREIDFDVRYAKIEDLREWEINEYELEQVLVIEPKNALAKDDEITVYIEEGLAAINGDLGTADNDSFKFSTHDDFYFSGEEEQTVTASYSPKAPELRFSTRVEWADLINNIEITPQVQLPTQEEIEQNSWSSKNFSLYALRFNPNITYNIKINGSLKDIYGQTLGEEQSITLNVTDYNPSVSIPSGMGVVESYEGVKLPVQVMNPNTIYIQSRYVDKENIIPFLFVNREVYRYDESAEFRNYTNQYKNLFGYNNNTEYTPNVERNRYITTALYLTNYMNNKEYGLLSIEFKTKTGYQSEYDYSTSSQIQITSMGVTGKFSGDSNTIFVTDLKTGMPVAGAEVEIRDDFNRVLEKATTDENGIATTKGFRSFGIKRASRWDTPRQWAIVTKGDDVSFINSDWGTGVSPWRMDISYDYSPADKEYNGSMFTERGLYKAGEEVHIKGVVRENIIGNWNIPTNLKDGSFTVNNSRGEEIYKGDVSLNEFGSYLIDFTLPADAPTGYYSVRVVFNSNNEEEELYSLSQSFRVEEFKPLEYESRLWVEDKNYYLGDTMPIKMSGWYLFGEPMISNRVDYNISMNETFFTPPNNAGFRFTKLSWFEDEYYNNYYSTIATGTGSLDENGEYAYSPTVDASRSIHSAYVTIEATVLGEDSQKVSTTKSVLVHGSDYYIGIKRQGYFLETDKPTELEFIAVDTEGNRLEGKKIEVQVIRRHWESVRKAITGGRFEWESTQIDDVIETTTITTAKDPVKYSFTPTNSGLYIILARAKDSKNREVAADEYMYVIGKDYAPWAMFDDDLLELITEKEEYKPYETARIMVKSPYESATALVTVEREYVIDSFVTNIEGSTALIEVPIKPEYLPNIYVGVSLVKGRVENEAYTNYATDEGKPSFKIGYAGLSVSPREKELNVTITKSADSLEPRDEMTVDLYVETKESEPMETEVMLSVVDVGVLNLIGYKTPNWFNTFYGQRPLSVASADTRIHLIGQRNYGEKGDTPGGDGMRADNMLMAKAEAMGMDVFSIRKNFLTTAFYQGRVKTDANGKATVTFNLPDNITSFRIMASAINKDGYFGASDDVVVVKKNIMLMPTLPEFAYVEDKFKAGSIVYNYSDKDLEIEVQAVASNALIQNASQKITVPKGGNADVRFDIIATNSGEAKVTILAKGGDYTDAVEKTFKVNIPMTTESVALFSSTTNNNTDLMIRVPNTTEAYKGAGSLEVYMSPSAFSELTGGINYLINYPYLCLEQQLSRVYPIITSKRLLVDMNLTDISEEELDNTVKSFLKAMPTYQSPNGGFSYYPSKTWISPWLTAYAAETMIKAKKEGYAIDENSLKLALEYINNYAKSGEAEKPSFWFDEYINLSSIAYIAAVLAEGEYNANDVKVIIDRIYPQVNNIPFYGQVQLMRAMYYNKYDNKAFTDVRQYILNTIKEDPNTAHYELEERYKNLYWIHSSSVRDTSVALYALIETGYDNAINEKVVRWLVQSRKNGRYLNTQDNVSVFAAMNMYYKKYENVKPNFKAEFIYQGKTLLAENFNSRTQPSLTQNYALSEFMNERLSNLNTRASIANIKRIGEGRLYYGVRLTYAPRALAVNRDMGINVVREYQTKDGRVLDLTKEKFKQGEEYVVVVKVTVPYERHFVVVDTPIASGMRILNSSFATESSEIKNITGNYNNTWWWGGFNHTENYNDKILLFADVLDKGEHIYKYVVRAVTPGEYLLPATKAEEMYNPEVFGYDGQHKVIIEAK is encoded by the coding sequence ATGGGAAAGTCCATTCTAAGACTAAAAATATTTTATATTATTATATCATTTATTTTTATGAGCAGTTTATCTTTATTTGGTGCTGTTAGTATAGACAGAACTACTCCTATTGGAGAGAATACAAGCAGAGCTAACTATGAAGCAATAACAGTAACTTTCAATCAGCAAATGGTTGCATTGCAAGCTATAAAAGAAGTAACCAATCAATATTTTAATTTTAATATAGATGTTAAAGGTACATACAAATGGCTTTCTGTTAATACTTTAGCTTTTTATCCTAGTGAGAGCTTGCCAGACAATACAAAAATAGAAGTTACTCTTAAAAAGGGAATTAAAAGCGAACTTACAGGAGAAACATTAGAAAATGATTATACTTGGACTTTCAATACTTTAAGACCAATAATGCAAAAAACTTCTCCCTATGATAGACAATCAGACCTTCCTACAGATGTTAATATAGTTGTTTATTACAATATGCCAATATATTTACAAAGTGCAAAAGAGAAAATAGAATTAATCGCAAGCAACAATTATAGAGAGATAGATTTTGATGTTAGGTATGCAAAAATAGAAGATTTAAGAGAATGGGAAATCAATGAATATGAGCTAGAGCAGGTATTAGTTATAGAACCTAAAAATGCTTTAGCTAAAGACGATGAAATAACAGTATATATAGAAGAGGGACTTGCTGCCATTAATGGAGATTTAGGCACAGCAGATAATGACTCTTTTAAATTCTCTACACATGATGATTTTTATTTTAGCGGTGAAGAAGAGCAAACTGTAACAGCTTCATACTCTCCAAAGGCTCCAGAATTAAGATTTAGTACAAGAGTAGAATGGGCTGACTTAATAAACAATATTGAAATAACCCCACAGGTTCAGCTTCCTACACAAGAAGAAATAGAGCAAAACTCTTGGTCTTCCAAAAACTTCTCACTCTATGCACTTAGATTTAATCCTAATATTACATACAATATAAAGATTAATGGAAGCCTAAAAGATATTTACGGACAAACTTTAGGCGAAGAGCAAAGTATTACTTTAAATGTTACAGATTATAACCCTAGTGTTTCAATACCTTCTGGAATGGGAGTTGTAGAATCTTATGAAGGCGTAAAACTTCCAGTGCAGGTAATGAACCCTAATACTATTTATATACAAAGCAGATATGTTGATAAAGAAAATATTATACCTTTCTTGTTTGTAAATAGAGAAGTATATAGATATGATGAAAGTGCTGAGTTTAGAAATTATACTAATCAATATAAAAACTTATTTGGCTACAATAATAATACAGAATATACTCCAAATGTTGAAAGAAATAGATACATTACAACAGCACTCTATTTAACAAATTATATGAACAATAAAGAGTATGGACTTTTATCAATAGAGTTCAAAACTAAAACAGGTTACCAAAGCGAGTACGATTATTCAACATCTTCACAAATACAAATAACATCTATGGGAGTAACAGGAAAGTTCTCAGGTGATTCAAATACAATATTTGTAACAGACTTAAAAACAGGAATGCCTGTTGCAGGTGCGGAAGTTGAGATAAGAGATGATTTTAATAGGGTGTTAGAAAAAGCAACAACCGATGAAAACGGAATAGCTACTACTAAAGGTTTTAGAAGTTTTGGAATAAAAAGAGCAAGCAGATGGGATACACCAAGACAATGGGCAATAGTTACAAAGGGTGATGATGTATCTTTTATTAACAGCGATTGGGGAACAGGCGTTTCACCTTGGAGAATGGATATAAGTTATGATTATTCTCCTGCTGACAAAGAGTATAATGGTTCTATGTTTACAGAGAGGGGGCTTTATAAGGCAGGCGAAGAGGTGCATATAAAAGGTGTTGTAAGAGAAAATATTATTGGAAATTGGAATATACCTACTAATTTGAAAGATGGTTCATTTACTGTTAATAATTCAAGAGGCGAAGAGATTTATAAGGGGGATGTGAGCTTAAATGAATTTGGTTCTTATTTAATAGATTTTACTCTTCCTGCTGATGCTCCTACTGGTTATTATAGCGTGAGGGTGGTATTTAATTCTAATAATGAAGAAGAAGAACTTTATAGTTTATCACAGAGCTTTAGGGTAGAGGAGTTTAAGCCTTTAGAATATGAAAGCAGACTTTGGGTTGAAGATAAAAATTATTATTTAGGCGACACTATGCCTATAAAAATGTCTGGCTGGTATTTGTTCGGCGAGCCTATGATATCTAATAGAGTTGATTATAATATATCTATGAATGAAACATTCTTCACTCCTCCTAACAATGCAGGATTTAGATTCACAAAATTAAGCTGGTTTGAAGATGAGTATTATAATAATTATTATTCTACAATAGCTACAGGCACTGGTTCATTAGATGAAAATGGAGAATATGCTTATAGTCCAACAGTTGATGCAAGCCGCTCAATACATTCTGCTTATGTTACAATAGAGGCAACTGTGTTGGGTGAAGATTCTCAAAAGGTAAGTACAACTAAAAGCGTATTGGTTCATGGAAGCGATTATTATATTGGTATAAAAAGACAAGGTTATTTCTTAGAAACTGATAAGCCTACAGAGTTAGAGTTTATTGCAGTCGATACTGAAGGAAACAGACTTGAAGGCAAAAAAATAGAAGTTCAAGTTATAAGAAGACATTGGGAATCTGTAAGAAAGGCTATAACAGGCGGAAGATTTGAATGGGAGTCTACACAGATTGATGATGTTATTGAAACTACTACAATTACAACAGCAAAAGACCCTGTTAAATATAGCTTCACTCCTACAAACTCTGGACTTTATATAATATTAGCAAGAGCAAAAGACTCTAAAAATAGAGAAGTTGCTGCTGATGAATATATGTATGTTATAGGTAAAGATTATGCTCCTTGGGCTATGTTTGATGATGATTTGCTTGAGCTTATCACAGAAAAAGAAGAGTATAAACCTTATGAAACAGCAAGAATAATGGTTAAATCTCCTTATGAATCTGCTACTGCTTTGGTAACAGTTGAGAGAGAATATGTAATAGATTCTTTTGTTACAAATATTGAAGGCTCTACTGCTTTAATAGAAGTGCCTATAAAACCTGAATATTTACCTAACATATATGTAGGTGTTTCGCTTGTTAAGGGTAGGGTTGAAAATGAAGCTTATACTAATTATGCTACTGACGAAGGAAAGCCATCATTTAAGATTGGTTATGCTGGGCTTTCAGTATCTCCTCGTGAAAAAGAGCTTAATGTAACAATAACAAAATCTGCTGATAGTTTAGAGCCTCGTGATGAGATGACAGTAGACTTATATGTTGAAACTAAAGAAAGTGAGCCTATGGAAACAGAAGTTATGTTAAGTGTTGTTGATGTTGGAGTGTTAAATTTAATAGGCTATAAAACTCCTAACTGGTTTAATACTTTCTACGGACAGAGACCTTTGAGTGTGGCAAGTGCCGATACAAGAATACACTTAATAGGTCAGCGTAACTATGGTGAGAAAGGGGACACACCGGGCGGAGATGGTATGAGAGCAGACAATATGCTTATGGCTAAAGCTGAGGCTATGGGTATGGACGTATTCAGTATAAGAAAAAACTTCTTGACAACTGCTTTCTATCAAGGAAGAGTAAAAACTGATGCTAATGGTAAGGCTACTGTTACATTTAATTTGCCTGACAATATTACATCATTTAGAATAATGGCTTCTGCTATAAATAAAGACGGTTATTTCGGTGCTTCTGATGATGTTGTGGTGGTTAAGAAAAATATTATGCTTATGCCTACTTTGCCAGAGTTTGCTTATGTTGAAGATAAGTTCAAAGCAGGAAGCATAGTTTATAATTATTCTGATAAAGATTTAGAAATAGAGGTTCAGGCAGTTGCTTCTAATGCTTTAATACAAAATGCTAGTCAAAAAATAACTGTGCCTAAAGGCGGCAATGCTGATGTAAGATTTGATATTATAGCTACAAATAGCGGAGAAGCTAAAGTTACAATACTTGCTAAAGGCGGAGATTATACTGATGCTGTAGAGAAAACATTTAAAGTTAATATTCCTATGACTACAGAATCTGTTGCTTTATTTTCAAGCACTACAAATAACAATACTGATTTAATGATTAGAGTGCCAAATACTACAGAGGCTTATAAAGGTGCTGGAAGTTTAGAAGTTTATATGTCTCCTAGTGCATTCAGTGAACTTACAGGAGGAATAAATTATCTTATAAATTATCCTTATCTTTGTTTGGAGCAGCAGTTATCAAGAGTGTACCCTATAATAACAAGTAAGAGATTGTTAGTAGACATGAATCTTACAGATATATCTGAAGAAGAATTAGACAACACTGTAAAAAGTTTCTTAAAAGCTATGCCTACTTATCAAAGCCCTAATGGAGGATTTTCTTATTATCCTAGCAAAACTTGGATATCTCCTTGGCTTACTGCTTATGCTGCTGAGACTATGATTAAAGCTAAAAAAGAGGGCTACGCTATTGATGAAAACTCTCTAAAATTAGCATTAGAATATATTAACAATTATGCTAAGAGTGGGGAAGCTGAAAAACCTAGCTTCTGGTTTGATGAGTATATTAATCTTTCATCTATAGCTTATATTGCGGCAGTTCTTGCAGAGGGCGAATATAATGCTAATGATGTAAAAGTTATAATAGACAGAATATACCCTCAAGTTAATAATATACCTTTCTATGGACAAGTTCAATTAATGAGAGCTATGTATTATAACAAATATGATAACAAAGCATTTACTGATGTTAGACAATATATACTTAACACCATTAAAGAAGACCCTAATACTGCTCATTATGAACTAGAAGAGAGATATAAAAATCTTTATTGGATACATTCTTCATCTGTAAGAGATACTTCAGTTGCTTTATATGCTTTAATTGAAACAGGCTATGACAATGCTATCAATGAAAAAGTGGTTCGCTGGCTTGTTCAATCAAGAAAAAACGGAAGATATTTAAATACTCAAGATAATGTATCAGTATTTGCTGCTATGAATATGTATTACAAAAAATACGAGAATGTTAAACCTAATTTCAAAGCAGAGTTTATATATCAAGGTAAAACTTTACTTGCTGAAAACTTTAATTCAAGAACTCAGCCTAGCTTAACACAAAATTATGCTTTAAGTGAGTTCATGAATGAGAGATTAAGCAATTTAAATACAAGAGCTTCTATAGCAAATATTAAAAGAATTGGAGAGGGAAGACTTTATTATGGTGTAAGACTTACTTATGCACCTCGTGCTTTGGCTGTTAATAGAGACATGGGAATAAATGTTGTAAGAGAGTATCAAACTAAAGACGGCAGAGTATTAGACCTCACTAAAGAGAAATTTAAACAAGGCGAAGAGTATGTTGTTGTTGTAAAAGTTACAGTTCCTTATGAAAGACATTTTGTTGTAGTTGACACTCCTATTGCTTCTGGTATGAGAATATTAAACTCTTCATTTGCTACAGAAAGCAGCGAAATTAAAAATATCACAGGTAATTATAATAATACTTGGTGGTGGGGCGGATTTAATCATACTGAAAACTATAATGACAAGATATTATTATTTGCTGATGTTCTTGATAAGGGTGAGCATATATACAAATATGTAGTTCGTGCTGTTACACCTGGTGAATATTTACTTCCTGCTACTAAGGCTGAAGAGATGTATAATCCTGAGGTGTTTGGTTATGACGGACAGCATAAAGTTATAATTGAAGCTAAATAA
- a CDS encoding GIY-YIG nuclease family protein: MENEFYYVYILLCEDGSYYTGTTNNLKERFIKHSEGKGAKYTKSHKPIKILSAWKVENISIALKIEHYIKKQDKKIKTMFIQNKRLLKKYFLKEYSELKKISVISVSNIDS, encoded by the coding sequence ATGGAAAATGAGTTTTATTATGTTTATATACTTCTCTGTGAAGATGGGAGTTATTATACAGGGACAACAAACAATTTAAAAGAGAGATTTATAAAGCATAGTGAAGGCAAGGGGGCAAAATACACTAAAAGCCATAAACCCATAAAAATATTATCAGCTTGGAAGGTTGAAAATATAAGCATTGCTTTAAAGATAGAGCATTATATAAAAAAGCAAGACAAAAAAATAAAAACTATGTTTATACAAAATAAAAGGCTATTAAAAAAATATTTTCTAAAAGAATATAGCGAATTAAAAAAAATTAGCGTAATCAGTGTTTCAAATATAGATAGTTAA
- a CDS encoding cytidylyltransferase domain-containing protein, whose translation MKNIIIILASRVGSTRLPRKALKPMANCDSMLELIIKRLRSSKMANDVIVATEEKSYNEFSKIFENLECNYFVGSEENVLDRYVKAAEKFDGDIIVRATGDNPLVSVKALDSIIDYHIKTKADLSHYDLLPYGSGVEVINYEALKYANDNSNDSFEHEHITQYHYRNPNKFKIENPKVEESFRMPELRTTVDTVEDYNNVCAIFTKYNNDIYVDIDDIIRDIKNGK comes from the coding sequence ATGAAAAATATAATTATTATACTTGCTTCGAGGGTTGGCTCTACAAGGCTTCCAAGAAAGGCATTAAAACCTATGGCTAATTGCGACAGTATGCTTGAGCTTATTATAAAAAGGCTAAGAAGTTCTAAGATGGCTAATGATGTTATAGTTGCTACTGAGGAGAAATCTTATAATGAGTTTAGCAAAATTTTTGAAAATCTTGAGTGCAATTATTTTGTAGGAAGCGAAGAGAATGTTTTAGATAGATATGTGAAAGCGGCAGAGAAGTTTGACGGAGATATTATAGTGCGTGCTACTGGGGATAATCCTTTGGTGAGTGTAAAGGCATTAGACTCTATAATAGATTATCATATAAAAACAAAAGCAGATTTAAGTCATTATGATTTACTTCCATATGGCAGCGGTGTTGAAGTTATTAATTATGAGGCTTTAAAATATGCTAATGATAATTCTAATGATTCTTTTGAACATGAACATATTACTCAGTATCATTATAGAAATCCTAACAAATTTAAAATAGAAAATCCAAAAGTTGAAGAGAGTTTTAGAATGCCTGAGTTAAGAACTACGGTAGATACAGTAGAAGATTATAATAATGTATGTGCTATTTTTACAAAATATAATAATGATATATATGTTGATATTGATGATATTATAAGAGACATAAAAAATGGAAAATGA
- the truB gene encoding tRNA pseudouridine(55) synthase TruB translates to MKGFLIVNKPKGITSFDVIRKLKPILKEKRIGHVGTLDPFASGVLIIALGRYTKLFFLFDDLYKEYIARGVFGESRDTDDVEGKVLEKSKNENILSFNELETLIKNNFLGNILQKPPIYSAKKIDGKRAYDLARENKDFQLNSVNVFINNIELLEYDYPYFTIKTSVSKGTYIRAIVRDIGKITNNLAYTKDLIRSSIGDYNIDKSINLENINSDSIISFFDMFKNFDKLLIEDEKDIKQILSGNTKLIENINIKNKYLALVDRDNNLLAIINNINNSNRYSFIDV, encoded by the coding sequence ATGAAAGGATTTCTAATAGTAAATAAACCCAAAGGCATTACCTCTTTTGATGTTATAAGAAAATTAAAACCTATATTAAAAGAAAAAAGAATAGGTCATGTTGGCACACTTGATCCATTTGCTTCTGGGGTATTAATAATTGCTTTGGGAAGATATACTAAGTTATTTTTTTTGTTTGATGATTTATATAAAGAGTATATTGCAAGAGGAGTTTTTGGAGAGAGCAGAGATACTGATGATGTAGAAGGAAAAGTTTTAGAGAAATCAAAAAATGAAAATATACTAAGTTTTAATGAATTAGAAACGTTAATAAAAAATAATTTTTTAGGAAATATCTTGCAAAAGCCCCCAATATATAGTGCTAAAAAAATTGATGGAAAAAGGGCTTATGATTTAGCTAGAGAAAATAAAGACTTTCAATTAAATAGCGTGAATGTTTTTATAAATAATATAGAATTATTAGAATATGATTATCCTTATTTTACAATTAAAACTTCTGTGAGTAAGGGTACTTATATTAGGGCAATAGTGAGAGATATTGGTAAGATTACTAATAATTTGGCATATACAAAAGATTTAATAAGAAGTTCTATTGGAGATTATAATATTGATAAGTCTATTAATTTAGAAAATATAAATTCTGATAGCATCATTTCTTTTTTTGATATGTTTAAAAACTTTGATAAGTTACTCATAGAAGATGAAAAAGACATAAAGCAAATACTCTCTGGAAACACAAAACTAATAGAAAATATAAACATAAAAAACAAATATTTAGCTTTAGTGGATAGAGATAATAATTTATTAGCTATTATAAACAATATTAATAATTCTAATAGATACTCTTTTATAGATGTGTAA
- a CDS encoding MotA/TolQ/ExbB proton channel family protein → MNNVINGIFGATSLLNVAMILCWVALLLCSLTALTAIVDRFIYFNKVKAQDEALAPKLNALIKDNDIKTAIALCETSNSPLSNIVLEGLKNTEIIKESMIMQSNKELPKLERFISTLSTISTVAPLLGLLGTILGMIQSFGVMASVGSGNPIALASGIANALLTTAAGLVIAIPTVVFYNYFVNALNSRISFMENVSNEISDYLGKKDNK, encoded by the coding sequence ATGAATAATGTTATAAATGGAATTTTTGGGGCTACTTCTTTACTTAATGTTGCTATGATACTGTGCTGGGTGGCTTTACTATTATGTTCTCTAACAGCTCTAACCGCAATAGTTGATAGATTTATATATTTTAATAAAGTGAAAGCACAAGATGAAGCATTAGCACCGAAGCTTAATGCTCTTATAAAAGATAATGATATAAAAACAGCAATAGCATTATGCGAAACAAGCAACTCTCCATTATCAAATATAGTGTTAGAAGGTTTAAAAAACACAGAAATAATAAAAGAATCAATGATAATGCAATCAAATAAAGAACTCCCAAAATTGGAAAGATTTATTTCAACACTCTCTACAATATCAACGGTAGCACCATTATTAGGACTTTTAGGTACAATACTAGGTATGATACAATCTTTCGGAGTGATGGCATCTGTTGGAAGCGGTAACCCTATAGCCCTTGCAAGCGGTATAGCGAATGCATTACTTACAACTGCAGCGGGTCTTGTTATAGCAATACCTACAGTTGTTTTTTATAACTATTTTGTAAACGCTCTAAACTCAAGAATAAGCTTTATGGAAAATGTTTCTAATGAGATTTCAGATTATTTAGGCAAAAAAGATAATAAATAA